A region of Myxococcus stipitatus DSM 14675 DNA encodes the following proteins:
- a CDS encoding spermidine synthase, which translates to MSIPAESPPVSRLFSFYLHGLAFLGGFNVMLLEMCAFRVLQTTFGSSIYVTGVLLALVMIALSLGYFLGGRLSQRNASLEFLLGIVAVAAAYVWVTGGLLSEPLLDFSFGLRKVFTSGLMGHVLPPAVATLLLYMPPMLALSHVSPFLIRVLATQSRGVGATAGNLMAVSNVGSIAGTLLPSFLLIPLLGVSTTLGIFIGTLLVIVAAGFLLVRRKVPATALAGVLLAVAVATPLARDAWAARAPEPRPIFESESLYGNVRIFRSQDDDGDEKLEFMPSRDYVHSTVYPGRPLKDQFTTAYANVGLARGAKRYLILGTALGGVVSAILEANPEARITAVEIDPLVMDLAQRYLPAMRSPQVRRVVEDARLFLREDTQEYDYIVVDIFSGEQIPAHCVSQEFFSLAMARLAPDGVLQMNTNLWDFHITTGLEQPEPFVPVRHIHSALLRAGFASLFQSDFFEHGHLYAFRQSTPHAEVRRTLARAALDPAVEPHLRGSYGMTALALVPIPDEVRALRPFTDQWLPEHLLHLKDNFELYLRALARARELPAWKTEVEAAGGTQLRLISARHYAEVGASGSPSYGGYRAYMKGAGGEAYCKEVLEWVRKAPADTMFVELARYLHTRVIRDCDRVFGSEAKDAPDAKTAEGAFRLYVTGALLVDDNQGAKAVPALSELLQAQVAL; encoded by the coding sequence ATGTCTATTCCCGCTGAATCACCGCCGGTCTCACGTCTGTTCTCCTTCTACCTCCACGGACTTGCGTTCCTGGGTGGCTTCAATGTGATGTTGCTGGAGATGTGTGCCTTTCGGGTGCTCCAGACCACGTTTGGCTCATCCATCTATGTGACAGGGGTCCTGCTCGCGCTGGTGATGATTGCCCTGTCGCTGGGCTATTTCCTGGGCGGGCGGCTCTCGCAGCGGAACGCGTCGCTGGAGTTCCTGTTGGGAATCGTCGCCGTGGCGGCGGCGTATGTCTGGGTGACGGGGGGGCTGCTCTCCGAGCCGCTGCTCGACTTCAGCTTCGGCCTGCGCAAGGTGTTCACCAGCGGCCTCATGGGGCACGTGCTGCCGCCGGCCGTGGCCACGCTGCTCCTCTACATGCCCCCCATGCTGGCGCTGAGCCACGTGTCGCCGTTCCTCATCCGGGTGTTGGCCACGCAATCGCGAGGCGTCGGCGCGACGGCGGGCAACCTGATGGCGGTGTCCAACGTGGGGAGCATCGCGGGCACGCTCTTGCCGTCCTTCTTGCTCATCCCGCTGTTGGGGGTGTCCACGACGCTGGGCATCTTCATCGGGACGTTGCTCGTCATCGTGGCCGCGGGTTTCCTCCTCGTCCGCCGGAAGGTGCCGGCGACGGCGCTCGCGGGCGTGCTCCTGGCGGTGGCGGTGGCCACGCCCCTGGCGAGGGACGCCTGGGCGGCGCGCGCGCCCGAGCCGCGCCCCATCTTCGAGTCGGAGTCCCTCTACGGGAATGTGAGGATCTTCCGCTCGCAGGACGACGACGGCGACGAGAAGCTGGAGTTCATGCCGTCGCGGGACTACGTGCACTCCACCGTCTACCCGGGCCGGCCGTTGAAGGACCAGTTCACGACGGCCTACGCGAACGTGGGGCTCGCGCGCGGAGCGAAGCGCTACCTCATCCTGGGCACGGCGCTGGGCGGCGTGGTGTCCGCCATCCTGGAGGCGAACCCCGAGGCGCGCATCACGGCGGTGGAGATCGACCCGCTGGTGATGGACCTGGCGCAGCGCTACCTGCCGGCGATGCGCAGTCCCCAGGTGCGGCGGGTGGTGGAGGACGCGCGGCTGTTCCTGCGCGAGGACACGCAGGAGTACGACTACATCGTCGTGGACATCTTCTCCGGCGAGCAGATTCCCGCGCACTGCGTGAGCCAGGAGTTCTTCTCACTGGCGATGGCGCGGCTGGCGCCGGACGGCGTGCTCCAGATGAACACCAACCTGTGGGACTTCCACATCACCACGGGGCTGGAGCAGCCGGAGCCGTTCGTGCCGGTGCGGCACATCCACTCGGCGCTGCTGCGCGCGGGCTTCGCGTCGCTGTTCCAGAGTGACTTCTTCGAGCACGGCCATCTCTATGCGTTCCGTCAGTCGACCCCGCACGCGGAGGTGCGGCGGACGTTGGCCCGGGCGGCGCTGGACCCGGCGGTGGAGCCGCACCTGCGGGGCTCGTATGGGATGACGGCGCTCGCGCTGGTGCCCATCCCGGACGAGGTGCGGGCGCTGCGGCCCTTCACGGACCAGTGGCTGCCGGAGCACCTGTTGCACCTCAAGGACAACTTCGAGCTGTACCTGCGGGCGCTGGCCCGGGCGCGGGAGCTGCCCGCCTGGAAGACGGAGGTGGAGGCCGCGGGAGGGACGCAGCTGCGCCTCATCAGCGCGCGGCACTACGCGGAGGTGGGGGCGTCCGGCTCGCCGTCGTACGGCGGGTACCGCGCGTACATGAAGGGCGCGGGTGGGGAGGCCTACTGCAAGGAAGTGCTGGAGTGGGTGAGGAAGGCGCCCGCCGACACGATGTTCGTGGAGCTGGCGCGCTACCTCCACACGCGCGTCATCCGCGACTGCGACCGAGTCTTCGGCTCGGAGGCGAAGGACGCGCCGGACGCGAAGACGGCCGAGGGGGCCTTCCGCCTCTACGTCACGGGCGCGCTCCTGGTGGACGACAACCAGGGAGCGAAGGCGGTGCCGGCGTTGTCGGAGCTGCTCCAGGCCCAAGTGGCGCTCTGA
- a CDS encoding M28 family peptidase, with protein MVSARRWAGVLGVLGVVLGATWVARRPVAPLPASAAPEQFSEARALPLMRELAGELGPRPLGSPAAARAVVLLAERLRALPGVEVEVQDVTGTTVDEEGMLVLFRAVNVLARLSGEDADAVLLSAHFDSPEESPGAGDDAVAVAAGVEVMRALSAGPRLRRTVVLNLNGGEEEGRLGATAFLGHPWARDVKGFINLEAVGVGGRLVLFRASPGAAALVEGYAATAPAPRASVLGQDVMASGVAPFYTDFEQYVGAGLPGLDLALVEGGHVYHTALDRPEAVPAGTLQHVGDTALALVRGFASAPRVAAAHGAPTANLVDARGLASSPPVAAVHEAAMTTFFDVLGLGTVVYGPRAATAMTVVAVVLFVAAGAVAMRRGGLTWRGWGRGFLWTGVGGALGLLLPVLSGLLVGVVLRRPQGWYATPWLGVVTFGVLTLAGVLLGEALWAKRAARRGSEAPRNIERWAGALAWGAAIVVLGTWGSVGVTYALLVWLVGGAMGLLVATRVPRWRGAVLGLAFIPGLVLMSQAASLLLSLVIPLTGHLLVPFPLDGAVALLVALPTVAGAWLVADVFPWADGGRPVLTGALVLALGGLLALALVAPHDEAHPRRLRAVERTDASGRALVLQSMDGLALGPMVPELAEAHATQAQTALALSEQMAKETSGLAAPVVTVEHVAQHGPEREVSLRLTAPAGAALRLEVPREALASWSLGSSLPNLPADATAFRALALSPPAEGWRVGLRLRGTAPVPLRVRASREGAVTSSLEALRRSLGPSTTGSFAASHTVEARP; from the coding sequence ATGGTGAGCGCGCGGCGGTGGGCAGGAGTCCTCGGGGTGCTGGGCGTGGTGCTGGGCGCCACCTGGGTGGCTCGCCGTCCGGTGGCGCCACTTCCGGCGAGCGCCGCGCCGGAGCAGTTCTCGGAGGCGAGGGCCCTGCCGCTGATGCGCGAGCTGGCGGGGGAGCTCGGGCCGCGTCCCCTGGGCTCGCCCGCCGCGGCACGGGCCGTCGTGTTGTTGGCGGAGCGGCTGCGAGCGCTGCCGGGCGTGGAGGTGGAGGTGCAGGATGTGACGGGCACCACGGTGGACGAGGAGGGGATGCTGGTCCTCTTCCGCGCGGTGAACGTGCTGGCGCGGTTGTCCGGAGAGGATGCGGACGCGGTGCTGCTGTCCGCGCACTTCGACAGCCCGGAGGAGAGCCCGGGGGCTGGCGACGACGCGGTGGCGGTCGCGGCGGGCGTGGAGGTGATGCGGGCGCTGAGCGCGGGTCCGCGGCTGCGCCGCACGGTGGTGCTCAACCTCAACGGAGGTGAGGAGGAGGGGCGCCTGGGTGCGACGGCGTTCCTGGGCCACCCGTGGGCGCGGGACGTGAAGGGGTTCATCAACCTGGAGGCTGTCGGAGTGGGAGGACGTCTGGTCCTCTTCCGAGCCAGCCCGGGAGCGGCGGCGCTGGTGGAGGGATATGCGGCCACGGCGCCCGCGCCACGTGCCTCGGTGCTGGGCCAGGACGTGATGGCGAGCGGCGTGGCGCCCTTCTACACGGACTTCGAGCAGTACGTGGGGGCAGGGCTCCCGGGGCTGGACCTGGCGCTGGTGGAGGGCGGCCACGTCTACCACACGGCGCTGGACCGGCCGGAGGCGGTGCCCGCGGGAACGCTTCAGCATGTCGGGGATACGGCGCTCGCGCTGGTGCGCGGGTTCGCATCAGCACCGCGCGTGGCTGCGGCACACGGGGCTCCGACGGCCAACCTGGTCGACGCGCGAGGACTCGCTTCTTCGCCACCTGTGGCCGCGGTGCACGAGGCCGCGATGACCACGTTCTTCGACGTGCTCGGCCTCGGGACGGTGGTGTACGGCCCCCGTGCCGCCACGGCGATGACCGTGGTGGCGGTAGTCCTGTTCGTCGCGGCCGGCGCGGTGGCGATGCGACGAGGGGGACTGACCTGGAGGGGATGGGGACGTGGCTTCCTCTGGACGGGCGTGGGAGGTGCCCTGGGGCTGCTGCTGCCGGTCCTGAGCGGTCTGCTGGTTGGTGTCGTGCTGCGGCGTCCGCAGGGCTGGTACGCCACCCCCTGGCTCGGTGTCGTCACCTTCGGTGTGCTCACCCTCGCGGGAGTGCTCCTCGGCGAGGCGCTGTGGGCGAAGCGTGCGGCCCGACGAGGAAGTGAGGCGCCCAGGAACATCGAGCGCTGGGCGGGCGCGCTCGCGTGGGGCGCGGCCATCGTCGTGCTCGGGACATGGGGAAGCGTGGGCGTGACGTATGCGCTGCTTGTCTGGCTCGTGGGCGGGGCCATGGGCCTCCTGGTGGCGACGAGGGTTCCTCGGTGGAGGGGCGCGGTGCTCGGGCTGGCGTTCATCCCGGGGCTGGTCCTCATGTCCCAGGCGGCATCCCTGTTGCTGTCGCTGGTCATTCCCCTGACAGGCCACCTGTTGGTGCCGTTCCCGCTGGATGGCGCCGTCGCGCTCCTGGTGGCGCTGCCAACTGTCGCGGGCGCGTGGCTGGTGGCGGACGTGTTCCCCTGGGCGGATGGAGGGCGTCCCGTGTTGACGGGGGCGCTGGTGCTCGCGCTGGGAGGACTCCTGGCGCTGGCGCTCGTGGCACCTCACGACGAGGCACATCCTCGGCGGCTGCGGGCCGTCGAACGGACCGACGCCTCTGGCCGTGCCCTCGTCCTCCAGAGCATGGATGGGCTGGCGCTCGGGCCGATGGTTCCCGAGCTCGCGGAGGCGCACGCCACGCAAGCACAGACCGCGCTCGCGCTGTCCGAACAGATGGCGAAGGAGACCTCGGGTCTTGCCGCCCCGGTCGTCACCGTCGAGCACGTCGCGCAACACGGGCCAGAGCGCGAAGTCTCCTTGCGGCTCACGGCCCCGGCGGGTGCCGCGCTGCGACTCGAGGTTCCGCGAGAGGCCCTCGCCTCGTGGTCGCTGGGCTCATCGCTCCCGAACCTCCCCGCGGACGCCACCGCCTTCCGAGCCCTCGCACTGTCTCCCCCCGCCGAAGGTTGGCGCGTGGGCCTTCGCCTGCGCGGAACCGCGCCCGTGCCCCTCCGGGTCCGTGCCTCGCGCGAAGGCGCGGTGACGTCCTCCCTCGAGGCCCTGCGCCGCTCACTCGGCCCCTCCACCACGGGCTCGTTCGCCGCGTCCCACACAGTAGAGGCGCGGCCATGA
- a CDS encoding dihydrofolate reductase family protein — protein sequence MSILTFGINVTLDGCIDHTQGIADDELHDYWTRVMEQSGAMLFGRTTYELMEGFWPAVARDEKAPRAMRDWAQKLDAKAKYVVSSTRSDFPWQNTVKVEGDLREAISALKAKTAQGVLVGAPKLAAALEEWGLIDEYRIVLHPIISGHGPTLFQGLPTPRQLELLSTQRFKSGVQALHFRRKAG from the coding sequence ATGAGCATCCTCACCTTCGGCATCAATGTGACTTTGGACGGGTGTATCGACCACACCCAGGGAATCGCCGACGACGAGCTGCACGACTACTGGACGCGGGTCATGGAGCAGAGCGGGGCGATGCTCTTCGGGCGCACCACCTACGAGCTGATGGAGGGATTCTGGCCGGCGGTGGCACGCGACGAGAAGGCGCCGCGCGCGATGCGAGACTGGGCCCAGAAGCTCGACGCGAAGGCGAAGTACGTCGTGTCGAGCACCCGGAGCGACTTTCCGTGGCAGAACACCGTCAAGGTGGAGGGGGACCTTCGCGAGGCGATCTCCGCGCTGAAGGCGAAGACCGCGCAGGGGGTCCTCGTCGGCGCGCCCAAGCTCGCGGCTGCGCTCGAGGAGTGGGGGCTCATCGACGAGTACCGCATCGTCCTTCACCCCATCATCAGCGGCCATGGGCCGACGCTGTTTCAGGGCCTGCCGACTCCGCGGCAGCTCGAGCTCCTCTCGACGCAGCGGTTCAAGTCCGGCGTGCAGGCGCTCCACTTCCGCCGCAAAGCGGGCTGA
- a CDS encoding RCC1 domain-containing protein produces MGAALPFVGLGTKQKVTTLSIGGSFTCALLESGVVKCWGRNTEGQLGLGDTVNRGAGPREMDDALAFVDLGVGRVAKALATGYEHACAILEDGAVKCWGYNMNGQLGLGVRSNHGDSQGSMGDALPTVNLGTKRTAKAITAGRAHSCAILDDGAVKCWGGNEYGQLGLGDKASRGVEPDEMGDALPEVKLGVGRTATAIAAGNLHTCAILDDGAVKCWGDNGYGRLGLGDKSGRGDAPGEMGDALPSVDLGTGRTAKAISLGYYYSCALLDDDTLKCWGFNDGILGLGDMESRGERRGQMGESLPRVNLGTGRTVKGLAAGSHSMCALLDDRWVKCWGTNSWGQLGLGDTKHRGGSAGEMGDALPVVEL; encoded by the coding sequence ATGGGCGCCGCGCTCCCCTTCGTGGGCCTCGGCACGAAGCAGAAGGTGACGACGCTCTCCATCGGAGGCAGCTTCACCTGCGCGCTCCTCGAGAGCGGCGTGGTCAAGTGCTGGGGGCGCAACACCGAGGGCCAGCTCGGACTCGGCGACACGGTGAACCGCGGAGCGGGTCCCAGAGAGATGGATGACGCGCTGGCCTTCGTGGACCTCGGCGTGGGGCGGGTCGCGAAGGCGCTCGCCACGGGGTACGAGCACGCGTGTGCGATCCTCGAGGATGGGGCCGTCAAGTGCTGGGGCTACAACATGAATGGGCAACTCGGGCTCGGCGTCCGCTCCAACCATGGGGATTCGCAGGGGTCGATGGGCGACGCGTTGCCCACGGTGAACCTCGGGACGAAGCGGACCGCGAAGGCAATCACCGCGGGGCGTGCGCATTCATGCGCCATCCTCGACGACGGCGCGGTCAAGTGCTGGGGCGGAAACGAATACGGCCAGCTCGGGCTCGGCGACAAGGCGTCCCGCGGAGTGGAGCCGGACGAGATGGGTGATGCATTGCCCGAGGTGAAGCTCGGCGTGGGGCGGACCGCGACCGCCATCGCCGCCGGCAATCTCCACACGTGCGCCATCCTCGATGATGGCGCCGTCAAGTGCTGGGGCGACAACGGGTATGGTCGCCTCGGGCTCGGCGACAAGTCGGGCCGCGGAGATGCTCCGGGCGAGATGGGCGATGCGTTGCCTTCGGTGGACCTCGGCACGGGGCGGACCGCGAAGGCGATCTCCTTGGGCTACTACTACAGCTGCGCGCTCCTCGATGACGACACCCTCAAGTGCTGGGGGTTCAACGATGGCATCCTCGGGCTTGGTGACATGGAGAGTCGTGGAGAGCGCCGGGGGCAGATGGGCGAGTCGTTGCCTCGGGTGAACCTCGGCACGGGACGGACCGTGAAGGGGCTCGCCGCGGGTTCGCATTCCATGTGCGCGCTCCTCGATGATCGCTGGGTCAAGTGCTGGGGCACCAACTCCTGGGGCCAGCTCGGACTCGGCGATACGAAGCACCGCGGGGGCTCGGCGGGGGAGATGGGAGACGCCCTCCCGGTCGTCGAGCTGTAG
- a CDS encoding arginase family protein — protein MSSRMRHASCPEESQARAVLFGANTQGAGFSESARGKSDAPRKLFTADVVRDADNESPSLTELLEDGASLFDAGNLPVEGLAANEQLAVVHARFVELFRAGQRAIGVGGDHFIKYAALSAVSEVFEDCAVLYVDAHPDCAQNEALGFDSILHHAWKLPHIRPERTCIFGVRQVNARERDGLRAWRPGVVAATELVERGLPAVLEMMAAQLGDVRRVFVSVDLDGLAPHEVPAVEAPYPGGPTFRELLVLLRGLARRYELVGMDVSEFIPELDTARLTALVTARLVKEFAALPAPR, from the coding sequence ATGAGCTCCCGGATGCGCCATGCCTCGTGTCCCGAGGAGTCCCAGGCCCGTGCCGTGCTGTTCGGCGCCAACACCCAGGGGGCCGGCTTCTCCGAGAGCGCGCGGGGGAAGTCGGATGCGCCCCGGAAGCTGTTCACCGCCGATGTGGTGCGAGACGCGGACAACGAATCGCCGTCGCTCACGGAGCTGCTGGAGGACGGGGCCTCGCTGTTCGATGCGGGGAACCTGCCGGTGGAGGGGCTCGCGGCGAACGAGCAGCTCGCGGTCGTGCATGCCCGCTTCGTGGAGCTCTTCCGAGCGGGGCAGCGCGCCATCGGCGTGGGCGGGGACCACTTCATCAAGTACGCGGCCCTGTCGGCCGTGAGCGAGGTGTTCGAGGACTGTGCCGTCCTCTACGTGGATGCGCACCCGGACTGCGCACAGAACGAGGCGCTCGGCTTCGACTCCATCCTCCACCACGCGTGGAAGTTGCCCCACATCCGGCCGGAGCGGACGTGCATCTTCGGCGTCCGGCAGGTGAATGCTCGGGAGCGGGATGGACTGCGCGCGTGGAGGCCGGGCGTCGTCGCCGCGACGGAGCTGGTCGAGCGAGGACTGCCCGCGGTGCTCGAGATGATGGCCGCGCAGCTCGGCGACGTGCGGCGGGTGTTCGTGTCGGTGGACCTGGATGGGCTCGCGCCGCACGAGGTCCCCGCCGTCGAGGCGCCCTACCCTGGTGGCCCCACCTTCCGGGAGCTGCTCGTGCTCCTGCGGGGGCTGGCTCGGCGCTACGAGCTGGTCGGCATGGACGTGAGTGAGTTCATCCCGGAGCTGGATACGGCTCGGCTCACCGCGCTCGTCACCGCGCGGCTGGTGAAGGAGTTCGCGGCGCTGCCCGCGCCGAGGTGA
- a CDS encoding MFS transporter, giving the protein MTSPETSRRGLATFAVLWFGQLVSILGSGLTSFALGIWVYEQTGSVTRFATMTLCAVAPMVLLAPVAGVVVDRWDRKRVMLVSDTVAALSTLCMLLLYSSGNLQLWHVYLGVCLTAVADAFQEPAFVAASTVLIPERHLGRASGLLQLAQAAGRTLAPPLAGLLMMKLGLSTVMMLDLAAFGLAVVANLLVRVPPPPPSAQGAAQAQEGWVSNLTFGVRFIFRRPGLVGLIAFFSVVNLTLGMAEILVTPLVLQSFTMVELGQVLACSGVGMVAGSALMTVWGGPRRRLTGIVGSGILYGASLMLAGLQPSLLLIATGAFLLTFFNPPIASCSQALWQTLVPADLQGRVFAARMALAWMSTPVAYVISGLLADHVFEPGMRPGGTFAPVFGGLLGMGPGRGIALMMVLMGLLAMVAGVALALFRPARELETIAPETPPRAVGAG; this is encoded by the coding sequence ATGACGAGTCCTGAGACATCGCGCCGCGGTCTGGCGACGTTCGCGGTGCTGTGGTTCGGCCAGCTCGTGTCCATTCTGGGCTCGGGACTGACGTCCTTCGCGCTGGGCATCTGGGTGTATGAGCAGACGGGCTCGGTCACCCGCTTCGCGACGATGACCCTGTGCGCGGTGGCCCCCATGGTGCTGCTGGCCCCCGTGGCGGGAGTCGTGGTGGACCGCTGGGACCGCAAGCGCGTGATGCTGGTGAGCGACACGGTGGCCGCGCTGAGCACCCTGTGCATGCTGCTCCTGTATTCCAGCGGCAACCTGCAGCTGTGGCACGTGTACCTGGGCGTGTGCCTGACGGCGGTGGCGGACGCCTTCCAGGAGCCGGCGTTCGTCGCGGCCTCCACGGTGCTCATCCCCGAGCGCCACCTGGGCCGGGCCAGCGGGCTCTTGCAGTTGGCGCAGGCCGCGGGCCGCACGCTCGCGCCGCCCCTGGCCGGGCTCCTGATGATGAAGCTGGGGCTGTCCACGGTGATGATGCTGGACCTGGCGGCGTTCGGGCTGGCCGTGGTGGCGAACCTGTTGGTGCGGGTGCCCCCGCCGCCTCCCAGCGCGCAGGGAGCGGCGCAGGCGCAGGAGGGGTGGGTGTCCAACCTCACGTTCGGGGTGCGCTTCATCTTCCGGCGCCCCGGGCTGGTGGGGCTCATCGCCTTCTTCTCCGTCGTCAACCTGACGCTGGGGATGGCGGAGATCCTCGTGACGCCGCTGGTGCTCCAGTCGTTCACGATGGTCGAGCTGGGGCAGGTGCTCGCGTGCAGCGGGGTGGGGATGGTGGCGGGGAGCGCGCTGATGACCGTGTGGGGCGGGCCGAGGCGCCGGCTCACGGGCATCGTCGGCTCGGGCATCCTGTACGGGGCGAGCTTGATGCTCGCGGGGCTCCAGCCCTCGCTCCTGCTCATCGCGACGGGGGCGTTCCTCCTGACGTTCTTCAACCCGCCCATCGCGAGCTGCAGCCAGGCGCTGTGGCAGACGCTGGTGCCCGCGGACCTCCAGGGCCGCGTGTTCGCCGCGCGGATGGCGCTGGCGTGGATGTCCACCCCGGTCGCGTACGTCATCAGCGGGCTGCTCGCGGACCACGTCTTCGAGCCGGGGATGCGCCCGGGCGGCACCTTCGCCCCCGTGTTCGGCGGACTGCTGGGGATGGGCCCGGGTCGGGGCATCGCCTTGATGATGGTGCTGATGGGGCTCCTGGCGATGGTCGCCGGCGTCGCGCTGGCGTTGTTCCGCCCCGCGAGGGAGCTGGAGACCATCGCCCCCGAGACTCCTCCGCGCGCGGTCGGCGCGGGCTGA
- a CDS encoding DUF5916 domain-containing protein: MTRWAWPGRAWWSGLVLAWAAPVWAAEVPRATSAFRAVRTDASVSVDGTLDEPAWAAAPVYSDFVQSFPSPGAAPGERTEVRILYDERNLYVGITAHDSQPELILQSLGRRDDIPPSDTVTVMVDSLRDRATGYLFSINAGGTLQDARLTEDTTEAKDWDAIWEGEATVTKDGWVAELRVPLTVLRFPDAPVQTWGFHVRRQISRTHEQVDSTVIPREANALVSRFADFQGLEGVRHQRALSLTPYVASRFTASRESVPLGGAVSLEPSADVGLDFQASLASDLSLTGTINPDFGQVEADTLLVNLSTSEVFFPEKRPFFLEGLELFQPVGAQAGRSAQTLFYSRRVGLEQPLLGAVKLVGTVSDGVQVGLLNAVSMGAPALGGEAERGYRFQWERPLHFGSQSALPRVVPPPMNSFAGVLRAEVAEGQQLGLMVTAATPLSSKCQGHPLPDSPPCVARGGQAAAADFRLRTQDGVYAVSGQVDASRVSGGEAEGYVLRDGTRLRPGDMGFGAYLRGGKLGGEPWRATLTYEYESPTLELNASGFQPLQNQQKVSAHVQYGRGSRWGPFHELWLGVRGQGAWSTDSRGLPLSRGVDLTLEGVLPDFSTVTCEVGVETGRRDLREIPERGLAYELPSFRFATCALETDPLRPLSFTLDGYVDRTSRNGVSPGRVGKSVSLGASWRPMPRLQTDVDVSYEATQDGPRWTGETDDGRLLFAELVPRFLTLTFKQLVVVTPRLTLQARVQLLTGLGPYGPFYAARIPEDGTVRLTDLQPVTDAEDPSFHTAALNLNVVARWEYRVGSTLYFIYSRAQEEPLLEGPEAARSSLPPHGLGRGPRSDTVLLKASYTW; this comes from the coding sequence GTGACACGGTGGGCGTGGCCCGGAAGAGCGTGGTGGAGCGGGCTGGTGCTCGCGTGGGCGGCGCCCGTGTGGGCGGCGGAGGTCCCTCGTGCGACCTCCGCCTTCCGCGCGGTGCGCACGGACGCGTCCGTGTCGGTGGACGGGACGCTGGACGAGCCCGCGTGGGCCGCCGCGCCGGTGTACTCGGACTTCGTGCAGAGCTTCCCCTCGCCGGGCGCGGCGCCGGGGGAGCGCACCGAGGTGCGCATCCTCTACGACGAGCGCAACCTCTACGTGGGCATCACCGCCCATGACTCGCAGCCCGAGCTCATCCTCCAGAGCCTGGGCCGGCGCGACGACATCCCGCCCTCGGACACGGTGACGGTGATGGTGGACAGCTTGAGGGACCGGGCCACCGGCTACCTCTTCTCCATCAATGCTGGCGGCACGCTGCAGGACGCGCGGCTCACCGAGGACACCACCGAGGCGAAGGACTGGGACGCCATCTGGGAGGGCGAGGCCACCGTCACGAAGGACGGCTGGGTGGCGGAGCTGCGCGTTCCGCTCACCGTGCTGCGCTTCCCGGATGCACCGGTGCAGACGTGGGGCTTCCACGTGCGTCGGCAGATATCCCGGACGCACGAGCAGGTGGACTCCACCGTCATCCCGCGCGAGGCCAATGCGCTCGTGTCGCGCTTCGCGGACTTCCAGGGGTTGGAGGGCGTGCGGCATCAGCGGGCGCTCTCGCTGACGCCCTACGTGGCCAGCCGCTTCACCGCGAGCCGGGAGTCGGTGCCCCTGGGCGGCGCGGTGTCGCTGGAGCCGTCCGCGGACGTGGGGTTGGACTTCCAGGCCTCGCTCGCGAGCGACCTGTCCCTCACGGGAACCATCAACCCGGACTTCGGCCAGGTGGAGGCCGACACGTTGCTGGTGAACCTGAGCACGTCCGAGGTGTTCTTCCCGGAGAAGCGTCCCTTCTTCCTGGAGGGGCTGGAGCTGTTCCAGCCGGTGGGCGCGCAGGCGGGGCGTTCGGCGCAGACGCTCTTCTATTCGCGGCGCGTGGGGTTGGAGCAGCCGCTGCTGGGCGCGGTGAAGCTGGTGGGCACGGTGAGCGACGGCGTGCAGGTGGGGCTCCTGAACGCGGTGTCCATGGGGGCCCCGGCATTGGGGGGCGAGGCGGAGCGAGGCTACCGCTTCCAGTGGGAGCGCCCGCTGCACTTCGGCTCGCAGTCCGCGCTGCCGCGCGTGGTGCCGCCGCCGATGAACTCTTTCGCGGGCGTGCTGCGGGCGGAGGTGGCGGAGGGGCAGCAGCTCGGGTTGATGGTGACGGCGGCGACCCCGCTGTCCTCGAAGTGCCAGGGGCATCCCTTGCCGGACTCGCCGCCGTGTGTGGCGCGTGGAGGGCAGGCCGCGGCGGCGGACTTCCGGTTGCGCACGCAGGATGGTGTCTACGCGGTGTCGGGGCAGGTGGATGCGTCGCGGGTGTCGGGCGGCGAGGCGGAGGGTTATGTGCTGCGCGACGGGACGCGGCTGCGGCCCGGGGACATGGGCTTCGGCGCGTACCTGCGAGGCGGGAAGCTGGGCGGCGAGCCGTGGCGCGCGACGCTGACGTACGAGTACGAGTCCCCCACGTTGGAGCTGAACGCGTCCGGCTTCCAGCCGCTCCAGAATCAGCAGAAGGTGTCGGCGCATGTGCAGTACGGGCGGGGCTCGCGGTGGGGGCCCTTTCATGAGCTGTGGCTGGGCGTGCGCGGGCAGGGGGCCTGGTCCACGGACTCGCGAGGGTTGCCGCTGTCCCGTGGGGTGGACCTGACGCTGGAGGGCGTGCTGCCGGACTTCAGCACGGTGACGTGCGAGGTCGGCGTGGAGACGGGCCGCCGGGACCTGCGGGAGATTCCGGAGCGAGGGCTGGCGTATGAGCTGCCGAGCTTCCGCTTCGCCACGTGTGCGCTGGAGACGGACCCCCTGCGGCCCTTGTCCTTCACGCTGGATGGCTACGTGGACCGGACGTCGCGGAACGGGGTGTCACCTGGGCGGGTGGGGAAGTCCGTGAGCCTGGGCGCGTCGTGGCGGCCGATGCCTCGGCTCCAGACGGACGTGGACGTGTCCTATGAGGCGACGCAGGACGGACCGCGCTGGACGGGGGAGACGGATGACGGGCGGCTGCTCTTCGCGGAGCTGGTGCCGCGCTTTCTCACGTTGACGTTCAAGCAGCTCGTGGTGGTGACGCCGAGGCTCACGTTGCAGGCGCGCGTGCAGCTGCTCACGGGACTGGGGCCCTATGGGCCTTTCTACGCGGCGCGGATTCCGGAGGATGGGACGGTGCGGTTGACGGACCTCCAGCCGGTGACGGACGCGGAGGACCCGAGCTTCCACACGGCGGCGCTCAACCTGAATGTGGTGGCGCGGTGGGAGTACCGCGTGGGCTCCACGCTGTACTTCATCTACTCGCGGGCTCAGGAGGAGCCGTTGTTGGAGGGGCCGGAGGCGGCGCGCAGCTCGCTGCCGCCGCACGGGCTGGGACGGGGGCCTCGCTCGGACACGGTGCTCCTGAAGGCGAGCTACACATGGTGA